A genomic segment from Oncorhynchus clarkii lewisi isolate Uvic-CL-2024 chromosome 14, UVic_Ocla_1.0, whole genome shotgun sequence encodes:
- the LOC139366419 gene encoding protein-lysine N-trimethyltransferase SMYD5-like — protein sequence MAASQDDMLSFCVDTTKVCSCVEVRFIDKVKGKGLFAKKAIKKGDTIFVERPLVSSQFLWNSQYKYKACEYCLSALETAEDNARRLSGNPGLSLPHTELCKVRPELHQACPQCQVMYCSNECRQAAADQYHRALCLGHSQEDPDHPVNKLKDAWRSMHYPPETSSIMLMARMVATVKQAQDKCCWQKLFFQFCSRAANEEEEIAHKLLGEKFQGHLTLLQTLFTTALYDDHLNMWFTPEGFRSLFALVGTNGQGIGTSSLSQWVHACDALELTSQQREQLDSFIDQLYKDIEKETGDFLNCEGSGLFLLQSSCNHSCIPKAEASFPNNNFLLHLCALSDISPGEEICISYLDCCQRDQSCHSRQKILRENYLFVCSCPKCVSQMDELDLTSSSDDMEEEITDV from the exons ATGGCTGCCTCCCAAGATGACATGCTTTCTTTCTGCGTGGACACAACTAAAGTTTGCAGTTGTGTGGAAGTCCGATTTATTGACAAGGTTAAG GGCAAAGGATTATTTGCCAAGAAGGCCATCAAGAAGGGAGACACCATTTTTGTAGAGCGCCCTCTTGTCTCTTCCCAGTTCTTGTGGAATTCCCAGTACAAATATAAAG cCTGTGAATACTGCTTGAGTGCTCTGGAGACAGCTGAGGATAATGCCCGAAGACTGAGTGGCAACCCTGGCCTCAGTCTACCCCACACTGAGCTGTGCAAGGTGCGCCCAGAGCTGCACCAAGCTTGCCCACAATGCCAG GTGATGTACTGTAGCAACGAGTGTCGGCAGGCTGCGGCAGACCAGTACCATCGTGCCCTGTGCTTAGGCCACTCCCAAGAGGACCCGGACCATCCCGTCAACAAACTTAAGGATGCCTGGAG GAGTATGCACTACCCTCCTGAGACCTCCAGCATCATGCTCATGGCCAGGATGGTGGCCACTGTCAAACAG GCCCAAGACAAATGCTGCTGGCAGAAGTTGTTCTTTCAGTTCTGCAGCCGTGCGGCCAATGAGGAGGAGGAAATTGCACACAAGCTACTGGGAGAGAAGTTCCAG GGACATTTGACCTTACTACAAACCCTGTTTACGACAGCACTTTACGATGATCATCTCAATATG TGGTTTACACCTGAGGGATTTCGCTCCCTCTTCGCCCTTGTAGGCACCAATGGACAGGGCATAGGTACCAG CTCTCTCAGCCAATGGGTTCATGCATGTGATGCGTTGGAGCTGACTAGCCAGCAGAGGGAGCAATTGGATTCCTTCATTGATCAACTATACAAGGACATCGAGAAAG AGACCGGTGACTTCCTGAACTGCGAGGGTTCTGGGCTCTTCCTACTTCAGAGCTCAT GTAACCACAGCTGCATACCGAAAGCGGAGGCATCTTTCCCGAACAACAACTTCTTGCTTCACCTCTGTGCCCTTAGTGACATCAGCCCTGGAGAG GAGATCTGCATCAGTTACTTGGACTGCTGTCAGCGTGACCAGAGCTGTCATAGCAGACAGAAAATCCTGAG
- the LOC139366420 gene encoding sideroflexin-5b: protein MAQYAACPAFQLGRPRYDQSTFLGRLRHFVAIIDPSTLFVSEKRLRECVKLLDDFQHGTLPPGVTDLQLWEAQKVKQAIIHPDTGEKIFMPFRMSGYVPFGTPIVVGLLLPNQTVVSTIFWQWLNQSHNACVNYSNRNATKPTPTSTFLQGYFGAVTSAVSLAVGLNVLIQRANRLSPATQIIIQRLIPFPAVASANICNVGLMRHNELSEGIDVLDGNGNVVGSSKIAAKHAIMETAFTRVVLPMPIFVLPPIIMSYLEKLPFLQMNRRLLLPIHSLVCLATFSLSLPLAISLFPQMSQIEVSQLEPEIAMATNSKVVTYNKGL from the exons AGTACCTTTCTTGGCCGGCTGAGACACTTTGTAGCGATCATCGACCCCAGCACACTCTTTGTGTCTGAG AAACGATTGAGAGAATGCGTCAAACTCCTGGATGATTTTCAACATGGAACACTACCACCTGGAGTTACAGATCTACAG CTATGGGAAGCCCAAAAGGTGAAGCAG GCCATCATTCATCCTGACACAGGAGAGAAGATCTTCATGCCTTTCCGAATGTCAG GTTATGTCCCATTTGGAACACCAATT GTTGTGGGCCTTCTTCTTCCAAATCAGACTGTGGTATCTACTATTTTCTGGCAG TGGCTGAACCAAAGTCACAATGCCTGTGTCAACTACTCAAACCGCAATGCTACTAAG CCTACACCAACATCCACGTTTCTTCAAGGTTACTTCGGAGCTGTGACCAGTGCTGTCTCCCTTGCG GTGGGACTAAATGTACTGATTCAGAGAGCCAACAGGTTGAGTCCAGCAACCCAAATAATCATACAGAGACTCATCCCTTTCCCAGCTGTGG CCAGTGCCAACATTTGCAATGTGGGCCTCATGAGGCACAATGAGCTGTCGGAGGGCATCGACGTGCTGGACGGAAATGGGAACGTGGTGGGCTCCTCAAAGATTGCTGCCAAACAT GCAATTATGGAAACTGCCTTTACCAGAGTGGTCCTCCCGATGCCAATCTTTGTCCTTCCTCCCATCATCATGTCCTACCTAGAAAA ACTTCCATTCCTGCAGATGAATCGGAGGCTGTTGCTGCCCATCCACAGCCTGGTGTGTCTGGCTACCTTCAGCCTCTCGCTGCCCCTGGCCATCAGCCTATtcccacagatgtctcag ATTGAGGTGTCTCAGCTTGAGCCTGAAATTGCCATGGCAACCAATAGCAAGGTGGTGACCTATAACAAGGGATTGTGA